A single genomic interval of Solanum stenotomum isolate F172 unplaced genomic scaffold, ASM1918654v1 scaffold17555, whole genome shotgun sequence harbors:
- the LOC125850546 gene encoding bidirectional sugar transporter SWEET1-like: MGHVHVVRILHTTFGIFGNVNGILLFLAPMITFKRIIMKRSTEKFSGLPYLMSFFNCLFSSWYGLPFVSPNNTLLTVLASIGGALEAIYVLIFLIFAPKKEKFKISGILFLVLSIFSIVALVSVLKLNGDKRKLLCGLAFAITCIMMFGAPLTVMRQVIKSKSVEYMPFFLSLSIFNSSTSWAIYGLLGKDPFIIVPNSIGSLLACVQLILYAIYRDSKKKLDVETALEKPPIEIQKNMETYTL, encoded by the exons ATGGGTCATGTACATGTTGTCAGAATTCTCCACACAACCTTTGGAATTTTTG gaaATGTTAATGGCATATTACTCTTCTTGGCGCCCAT GATTACATTCAAAAGGATTATTATGAAGAGATCAACAGAGAAGTTCTCTGGGCTGCCATATCTAATGAGTTTCTTCAACTGCTTGTTTTCATCTTG GTATGGTCTACCTTTTGTGTCACCAAACAACACATTATTAACAGTGTTGGCTTCCATAGGTGGTGCCTTGGAGGCAATTTATGTGTTGATTTTCCTCATATTTGCACCCAAAAAAGAGAAGTTTAAGATATCTGGAATTCTCTTTTTGGTCCTTTCAATCTTCTCAATTGTGGCTTTAGTCTCTGTGTTAAAACTTAATGGAGATAAAAGGAAGCTTCTTTGTGGCTTAGCTTTTGCCATTACTTGTATTATGATGTTTGGTGCTCCTCTAACAGTAATG AGGCAGGTGATAAAATCTAAAAGCGTGGAGTACATGCCCTTCTTCTTGTCACTATCTATTTTCAACTCTAGTACCTCATGGGCAATTTATGGCTTGCTTGGGAAAGACCCTTTCATTATT GTACCAAATTCAATCGGATCTCTATTAGCATGTGTGCAACTGATTTTGTATGCAATTTATCGCGATAGCAAAAAGAAATTAGACGTTGAAACAGCGCTTGAGAAACCCCCAATTGAGATACAGAAAAATATGGAAACTTATACACTATAG